CCTGCTCGACCTGATGTTTGAGCAGTTCCAATAGTTGCTTCACCTGTTCAGGATGGCTCTCGACTAGATTCTCTTGCTCGCTGGGATCAGAGCTCAAATCGAACAGTTGCATCGACGGCAAACCTTGTTTGACGGCCGCAGGCTCTCTAGGCGCACTCCAGCCACCACTTCCACGAGATAGGCAAAGCTTCCAGTTGCCTTGCCGAATGGCAAAATGACCTGAGATCGAATGACTTACCAGTGAGTCACGCCCCGAGGCGTCCTCTCCTTCAAAGATCGGTACTAGGCTAAACCCGTCTTCCCCTCCACTAGGTCTTAGGGACTGCTGAGTTATGGTCGCCAGGGTTGAGTAAATATCGGTTAGGCACGTCAGGGCGTTGGTTTTACCCCCTTTTTTCGATATGTCCCGGCCATCGAACGATTAAGGGAACGCGATGCCCCCCTTCGTAAATATCGGCCTTGTGTCCGCGATAGGCTGCACTCGGGTCATGCCCTTTTTCTAACAGCAGCGGAATGTTTGCCTGAGGTGAACAGCCATTATCGCTGGTAAAGAAAACCAGTGTATTGTCATCAAGTTGGTTTTCCTTCAAAGCCGCGAACAATTCCCCCATATGATGATCGACCTGCATCACAAAGTCGCCGTATGGGTTCAATCCGCTGGCGTCCTTGAATGGCGGGATAGGCACAATCGGCGTGTGAGGTGCCGGCAACGCCAAGTAAAGAAAGAAAGGTTGACCAGCACGGTCTGCTTTGGCTTGCTCTTGAACGTAGGTAACCGACTTTTCAAAGAGATGCGGCAAAACATCGTCGATGACAAAATCAGGACTGATCGGCCCCTTTCGGTACCAGCCATAGCGATCTTCTTTTGCAGTCACCCCTTCCTCGCGTTGAGGAACCGCCGTTATGCGCCCCGTATCTACCCAAACATAAGGCGGCATGTCGAGCGAACCGCAATGTCCGTAGTACTGATCAAAACCGTTAATATCTGGTCCGTTGGTGACCGGTTTAGTGAAGTCGATCTTGCCATTTTTCTTGTGCCAGTCCCAACCGAGATGCCACTTGCCGATCATAGCGGTGTGGTAGCCGGCAGCTTTCATTAAGTGCCCCAGCGTAGGGCGGTCGGCTGGAATAAGATGTTCGCTCGTTCCGCTCAAAACACCGCGAGCGAGTCGTGAACGCCAGTTGTATCGACCGGTCAAAAGGCCGTATCGCGTAGGGGTACAAACCGAACTGGGTGTATGAGCATCTAAAAACGTTAGGCCTTCGGCGGCCATCTGCTCAAGATTGGGCGTCTTGATTTTGCAGTTGGGGTTCGTTGCCGAGACATCACCCACGCCCATGTCATCCGCCATCACGACTATGACGTTCGGCTGTTTTGCTTTATCTCGTTCAGAGGCGATCCCAAACGTGGTTACCAGCAGGACAAAACTTACCGCGCCGACCAATAGCCGACCAATAACATTCGACGATTCATGATCCAAGCGATATCCAGAAGAGCAGGGAGGAGTGAAAAGACCGGAGCCTTTTATATTAACCTCGCTTCGATCAGGATGCATCCCTTGTCAGTTGATCTCCGTCAACTCGCACGTTGTTTCAGTAGGATCGGAGTATAACTGCACAAAGCGTACGAAATCTTCCTTGCAAGATTCAAACGCCCGAACGACTTCCGGATCGAAATGCTTTCCGCTTCCGTCGCAAATAATGCTCTCAGCATACGCAGTGCTAAACGCATCCTTATAGATGCGTCTGGTCGTTAATGCATCGTACACATCGGCTACAGCAACAATACGCGCCGCGAGGGGAATCTCTAGCCCGCTCAATCCAAAGGGATAGCCACTCCCATCCCATTTCTCGTGGTGGGCCACCGCAATGTCTTTGGCCATCTGCAGAAATTTGGCTTTTGGAAACTGCTTGAGCGCTGCGTCAAGCGTTTCCGCTCCGAGGATCGTATGCTTCTTCATGACCTCGAACTCGTCCTTGGTCAGCTTGCCTGGCTTGAGCAGAACGCCGTCCGGAATGCCAACCTTGCCAATATCGTGAAGGGGGCTCGTCTGGTAAATTAATCGCACAAATTCGCCGTCGATCACCTGAGAAAACTGGGGGAGTGCCGACATCTCTCGGGCCAACCGGCGCGAGTACTGCCGAACCCGTTCCAGATGTTGGCCTGTTTCTGTATCACGCGATTCCGCCAAACGTGCCAACGCGAAAATGACTAAGTCACGTGATTCCAATCCGATCAGACGAATACCAGCATTGATCCGCGCCAAAAGTTCTGGTGGGTTAAAGGGCTTGACCATGAAGTCATCTGCCCCAGATGCCATGCCTTCCACGATCTCGTCATTTCGACCGCGACTGGTCAGCAAGATACTGTAAATGTAATGCTCGGTGAAACGCTCCCGGATCTCACGGCATAGTTCCAGGCCGTTCATCATCGGCATTTCCCAGTCCGTCACGACGATCTGAATCTCATTCACTTCGAGCGTCTTGACCGCTTCGACGCCATTGATCGCGGTGAACACCAAGAAGCCTTCCCGCGTCAAATAGCTCTCGATCATATCGAGTGCGATGTCGTCATCGTCGACCACTAAAATACTGGTGCGTGTGTCCATTCCTATCGATCTCCTTTTGCAGGATTATCTGCTTTCATCAGGTGGGCAATGGCCGCTTCGCACATGTCGAACTTTAGACTGAGATCTTGCATCAAACGCTCATATCCTTCAGCCTGCTGCTCCCGAGCAGCAGACTCGATGGTACCAGCAACACTCGAAACGGGCTGAGCTGCCACATTCGCAGCCATCCCTTTTAGGGAGTGAGCGACTTGAATCACCTGGCCCATGTTCCTGTTCTGAACGTGTTGACCAAGGAGTGCGATCTCCGACTTTGCTTTGACCGTAAACTTTTGTAGAACCCGCTGAATCAGGCTCTCGTCATTTCCACACCGTTCACGAAGTTCAGCGAGAGAAATCTGCTCTTGGTGAATTGCATCAGGAATACCCGAAGAGGCTTGCTCGGCAACGTCCCCTGAAGCTTGATCCGAGACCGGTGACATTCGCTGGTCCAGTTGTTTCAGGATGGTTTGAATTAATTGCTGACGATTGACTGGCTTCATAACGTAATCATTCATGCCGGCCGCAAGGCAACGATCTTGATCCCCCTTAATGGCCTGCGCGGTGAGTGCCACGATCGGCATACCTTGAAGCTTCGGAAGATCCGAAGATGCCATCTGGCGGATTTTTCGAGTCGCCTCGAAGCCGTCCATTTCCGGCATTTCGCAGTCCATTAACACTAGAGCAATCTCCGCCCTGCTTACCTTGTCGACCGCTTCTCGTCCGTTTTCGGCCAGCATAACCTGGAACCCTTCGGCTTGAAGAATTTCATGGGCAACCAGTCGATTGATCTCGTTATCATCTACGACAAGAATCGTTGCGTCCTGGTGACGGCGATCATTGATTGGTAAGGTTTCCGCTTCTCTGCGAGCTTGCATCTCATTTGAATGCCGGCCACCGGATAAAGAAACCAGCGTGTCGAGCAATCGCGACTGACGGATAGGCTTAGTCAGGCACGTCATTTCCAATCGCTTAAGTGCATCGCTAGATATATCACGATCGTACGATGTGAGCATCAACAGCTTGGTATCGCGATACGCTTGTTGCTGATGAATGCGGTCGGCCAGCGCTAAACCGTCCATCTCTGGCATAATATGGTCGAGAATTGCCAACTGGAATGGGGTGTTCCTTTCTGCCGCTTCCTTCATCAAATCAAGGGCCCGCTTTCCACTACTAGCGGTTGTTGTCTCGACACCCCAGGACTGCAACTGCTCTTTAAGAATTTGAAGATTCATATGGTTATCGTCGACCGCTAGAACCCGCAGGCCCTGGACGTTAGGAATAACATCGCAAGTCGATCGCTCGGTGCACTGCAAAGGAATCTTGAACCAGAAAGTCGATCCCTTTCCTGCCTCGCTATAGACGCCAATTTCGCCTCCCATGAGTTCGACAAGCTGTTTACAAATTGCCAGCCCAAGCCCCGTTCCTCCGTAGTTCCGCGTGGTTGAGGCATCCACTTGCGAGAAAGCTTTGAACAAGCGATCGAGGCGGCCTTGCGGAATACCAATCCCGGTATCTTCCACCGCAAACTGAACGAACGCCTTGTTCTCCATATTCGGATCGCTTTGTTTATTTGCCAGAGTGACATGCAAGTTCACGCCACCATGTTCCGTAAACTTGACCGCATTGGCGAACAAGTTGATTAACACCTGGCGAATTCGCTCTGGATCGCCAACCACCGCTTGGGGAACATCTGGTCCAATGCAACAGTTGAGTTCCAGTCCGCGCGTACGTCCTTGGGCTGAGAACATCTCTGGCACCGATTCCACCAGGTCGTGAACGACGAACTCTGTGGTTTCAAACTCGATGCCACCTGCTTCAATCTTCGAGAGATCGAGAATGTCGCTAATTAGGTGCAATAGAGTCCCAGCCGAACTCTTTGCTAGATCCACAAAACGTTGTTGGTTATCTTCCAGCTTGGTAGCAGCCAACAAATCGAGAAAGCCAATGATGCCATTAAGAGGCGTGCGGATTTCGTGACTCATGCTCGCCAGGAAGTCACTCTTGGCGCGATTGGCCGCATCGGCCGCGTTACGCTCGGCCTCGAAGTAGTGTGCTTTGCGCCGCTCGGTGATGTCCTCTACGGTCCCTTCGTAGTACGAGACATTTCCCTCGGGATCGCGGCGAACCGATGCATTTTCTGAGATCCACATCGTCTCGCCATCGGCCCGTCGGATTTCCGATTCAAAACTAAACACGACCCCCTCGTAGCCAAGGGTTTCGATGAATTGGGCGCGGCGATCCGGTTCGATATATACCTGACTGGCAATATCCGTAATCGACTCCGTCAATTCGATTAGATTCTCATATCCCAACATCCGAGCCAGCGCTGGATTGATGGTCATGAATTGCCCTTGAGGAGTCGTCTGATAGATTCCTTCGACCGCATTCTCAAAGATCCCGCGGAAACGCGACTCGGCTTCGGTACGCTGCTTCATCTCTTTGTTGACGCATTCGAGCACTCGGTTGTACTCGGCAGCGATCTGACCGACTTCCGTGTGCGGCTCGATGTCAACCTTCTGCGAGAAGTCGCCTTGCTCGCGATGACGAGACATGTTCGTGAGCAAGTCAATCAGTTCGGTACTCGCACCATGCTCCGAGATATTTAGGCCAGCGACTTCGTGCTCGGCCGATGTCCGGAAAGGCAGCACCAAATTGATCAGGTAAATCAGCGTGAAGCCCCCACCAAACGAAAGCGTGGCACAAACGGCAACCCCTTTTAACTGAACCCAAAACTGCGACCAGGCAGTCATGCCTTCGCCAAAGTGGCTAGGGTCGGCCAGGAAAGCGAGGGCCAACGTACCGAACGCGCCAGCACATGCGTGGGCGGGGAAAGCACCGATGACATCGTCGATCTTCAGCTTGGGTAAAAGCTCCGTTACCAAGCAACAGATCACGCCGGCACCACACCCGATAGCAACGGCAGCCCAAGGGGCCACGATATGACACGACGCCGTAATACCAACGAGCCCCGCGACAACACCATTCATCGTATGTCCAACGTCGGGACGACGATGAATGAGCCACGAGCATGACAAACAAGCTAATCCACCAAAGGCCGCTGCCAAGTTCGTGTTCACAATGATCAGCGGCACCGAGTCGTTCATCGCCAACGTACTTCCGCCGTTGAAACCGAACCAACCAAACCACAGCATCAACACGCCAAAGGTTGCCAGTGTCAGGTTATGCCCATGAATACCAGGGTTTTCTCCTTCGAAACGTCCAATGCGAGGTCCAATCACAAGGATCGCCGCCAGTGCTACCCAGCCGCCCACCGAGTGAACCACCGTTGAGCCAGCGAAGTCGATGAAACCTTCCCGGGCCAGCCAGCCAGAAGCAGTGCCATCGGCCGCACCTCCCCAAGCCCAATGGCCGAACAGCGGATAAATTACACCGGAAACGATTAAGGCGATGATGAAATAACCGCGAAAGCGAATGCGTTCGGCAACCGCACCAGAGATGATGGTTGTCGCCGTACCGCAAAAGACCATCTGAAAGATAAAGAATGCCATCAGCCAAGGCGAAGCGTCTTCACCAAGGCAGAACATCGTGGTCCCGAACCAACCGTGATAGCTGGCACCGAACATAATCGCGAAGCCAAACAGCCAATACACGGCCGCCGAAGCGCAAAAGTCGACCAGGTTCTTAAGCGCCACATTAAAGCTGTTCTTGGCACGAACCAGTCCACTTTCCAAAAGACAGAAGCCTCCCTGCATAAGCATGACCAGGGCGGCACAAATTAGCATCCAAGCAATATCGAGTTGTGTTAGGGCGGACGGCATGTTTCCGTAATTCCGTGAAGATCTCGCATGAGTTGTCTATGGCATCTCGTTCCGCCTCGAATCGAGATTCCTCCAGGGCTACAGCCAACCACCCTAAGGAAGCTGCCTTCAGCAATCAAAAAACCTTAGGTTGCGAATATTTTTCCATGCCAAAGTTTCGGCAGAAAGCATGATCGTTTTTTGATCACACGCTTCGCCGCAAACACGAATGGTTCGTGTTGTAACGATCAGGCCGAAGATAAGCCCGCGCGATTTCCCTCGTGAGCTGGGAAGACAAAGACCGCTTGTCTTTAAGGCTCGCCTCGTACCAACTGCAGACCGAAGATTTCAACATCCACTC
This is a stretch of genomic DNA from Bremerella alba. It encodes these proteins:
- the amt gene encoding ammonium transporter, with the protein product MPSALTQLDIAWMLICAALVMLMQGGFCLLESGLVRAKNSFNVALKNLVDFCASAAVYWLFGFAIMFGASYHGWFGTTMFCLGEDASPWLMAFFIFQMVFCGTATTIISGAVAERIRFRGYFIIALIVSGVIYPLFGHWAWGGAADGTASGWLAREGFIDFAGSTVVHSVGGWVALAAILVIGPRIGRFEGENPGIHGHNLTLATFGVLMLWFGWFGFNGGSTLAMNDSVPLIIVNTNLAAAFGGLACLSCSWLIHRRPDVGHTMNGVVAGLVGITASCHIVAPWAAVAIGCGAGVICCLVTELLPKLKIDDVIGAFPAHACAGAFGTLALAFLADPSHFGEGMTAWSQFWVQLKGVAVCATLSFGGGFTLIYLINLVLPFRTSAEHEVAGLNISEHGASTELIDLLTNMSRHREQGDFSQKVDIEPHTEVGQIAAEYNRVLECVNKEMKQRTEAESRFRGIFENAVEGIYQTTPQGQFMTINPALARMLGYENLIELTESITDIASQVYIEPDRRAQFIETLGYEGVVFSFESEIRRADGETMWISENASVRRDPEGNVSYYEGTVEDITERRKAHYFEAERNAADAANRAKSDFLASMSHEIRTPLNGIIGFLDLLAATKLEDNQQRFVDLAKSSAGTLLHLISDILDLSKIEAGGIEFETTEFVVHDLVESVPEMFSAQGRTRGLELNCCIGPDVPQAVVGDPERIRQVLINLFANAVKFTEHGGVNLHVTLANKQSDPNMENKAFVQFAVEDTGIGIPQGRLDRLFKAFSQVDASTTRNYGGTGLGLAICKQLVELMGGEIGVYSEAGKGSTFWFKIPLQCTERSTCDVIPNVQGLRVLAVDDNHMNLQILKEQLQSWGVETTTASSGKRALDLMKEAAERNTPFQLAILDHIMPEMDGLALADRIHQQQAYRDTKLLMLTSYDRDISSDALKRLEMTCLTKPIRQSRLLDTLVSLSGGRHSNEMQARREAETLPINDRRHQDATILVVDDNEINRLVAHEILQAEGFQVMLAENGREAVDKVSRAEIALVLMDCEMPEMDGFEATRKIRQMASSDLPKLQGMPIVALTAQAIKGDQDRCLAAGMNDYVMKPVNRQQLIQTILKQLDQRMSPVSDQASGDVAEQASSGIPDAIHQEQISLAELRERCGNDESLIQRVLQKFTVKAKSEIALLGQHVQNRNMGQVIQVAHSLKGMAANVAAQPVSSVAGTIESAAREQQAEGYERLMQDLSLKFDMCEAAIAHLMKADNPAKGDR
- a CDS encoding HD-GYP domain-containing protein, whose translation is MDTRTSILVVDDDDIALDMIESYLTREGFLVFTAINGVEAVKTLEVNEIQIVVTDWEMPMMNGLELCREIRERFTEHYIYSILLTSRGRNDEIVEGMASGADDFMVKPFNPPELLARINAGIRLIGLESRDLVIFALARLAESRDTETGQHLERVRQYSRRLAREMSALPQFSQVIDGEFVRLIYQTSPLHDIGKVGIPDGVLLKPGKLTKDEFEVMKKHTILGAETLDAALKQFPKAKFLQMAKDIAVAHHEKWDGSGYPFGLSGLEIPLAARIVAVADVYDALTTRRIYKDAFSTAYAESIICDGSGKHFDPEVVRAFESCKEDFVRFVQLYSDPTETTCELTEIN
- a CDS encoding sulfatase family protein, translating into MDHESSNVIGRLLVGAVSFVLLVTTFGIASERDKAKQPNVIVVMADDMGVGDVSATNPNCKIKTPNLEQMAAEGLTFLDAHTPSSVCTPTRYGLLTGRYNWRSRLARGVLSGTSEHLIPADRPTLGHLMKAAGYHTAMIGKWHLGWDWHKKNGKIDFTKPVTNGPDINGFDQYYGHCGSLDMPPYVWVDTGRITAVPQREEGVTAKEDRYGWYRKGPISPDFVIDDVLPHLFEKSVTYVQEQAKADRAGQPFFLYLALPAPHTPIVPIPPFKDASGLNPYGDFVMQVDHHMGELFAALKENQLDDNTLVFFTSDNGCSPQANIPLLLEKGHDPSAAYRGHKADIYEGGHRVPLIVRWPGHIEKRG